A stretch of the Streptomyces sp. NBC_00078 genome encodes the following:
- the leuA gene encoding 2-isopropylmalate synthase, with the protein MANRQQPSTMPIHKYGQYEQVAIPDRSWPEQRITSAPRWLSTDLRDGNQSLIDPMSPERKRRMFDQLVKMGYKEIEVGFPASGQTDFDFVRSIIEEPGAIPDDVTISVLTQAREDLIERTVESVKGARRATVHLYNATAPVFRRVVFRGSKDDIRQIAVDGTRLVMEYAEKLLGPETEFGYQYSPEIFTDTELDFALEVCEAVMDVWQPGPGREIILNLPATVERSTPSTHADRFEWMGRNLTRREHVVLSIHPHNDRGTAVAAAELALMAGADRVEGCLFGQGERTGNVDLVTLGMNLFSQGVDPQIDFSDIDEIRRVWEYCNQMEVHPRHPYVGDLVYTSFSGSHQDAIKKGFDAMEADAAAKGVTVDDIEWAVPYLPIDPKDVGRSYEAVIRVNSQSGKGGIAYVLKNDHKLDLPRRMQIEFSRIIQAKTDAEGGEVTGGDIWAVFQDEYLPNPENPWGRIQVRNGQSTTDTDGVDTLKVEATVDGVDTVLTGSGNGPISAFFDALQSIGIDVRLLDYQEHTMSEGASAQAASYIECAIDDKVLWGIGIDANTTRASLKAVVSAVNRAAR; encoded by the coding sequence ATGGCGAACCGCCAGCAGCCCAGCACCATGCCGATCCACAAGTACGGCCAGTACGAGCAGGTCGCCATTCCCGACCGCTCCTGGCCCGAGCAGCGGATCACCTCCGCGCCCCGCTGGCTCTCCACCGACCTGCGTGACGGCAACCAGTCCCTGATCGACCCGATGTCGCCGGAGCGCAAGCGGCGGATGTTCGACCAGCTGGTCAAGATGGGCTACAAGGAGATCGAGGTCGGCTTCCCGGCGTCGGGACAGACGGACTTCGACTTCGTACGGTCGATCATCGAGGAGCCGGGCGCCATCCCCGACGACGTCACGATCTCCGTGCTGACCCAGGCCCGCGAGGACCTGATCGAGCGGACGGTGGAGTCCGTGAAGGGCGCCAGGCGCGCCACGGTCCACCTGTACAACGCCACCGCCCCGGTCTTCCGCCGGGTCGTCTTCCGCGGCTCCAAGGACGACATCAGGCAGATCGCCGTCGACGGCACCCGGCTGGTCATGGAGTACGCCGAGAAGCTGCTGGGCCCGGAGACGGAGTTCGGCTACCAGTACAGCCCCGAGATCTTCACGGACACCGAGCTGGACTTCGCGCTGGAGGTCTGCGAGGCGGTCATGGACGTCTGGCAGCCCGGCCCGGGCCGCGAGATCATCCTCAACCTGCCCGCCACGGTGGAGCGTTCGACCCCCTCCACGCACGCGGACCGCTTCGAGTGGATGGGCCGCAACCTGACCCGCCGCGAGCACGTCGTCCTGTCGATCCACCCGCACAACGACCGCGGCACGGCCGTCGCCGCCGCCGAGCTGGCGCTGATGGCCGGCGCCGACCGCGTCGAGGGCTGCCTGTTCGGCCAGGGCGAGCGCACCGGCAACGTCGACCTGGTCACGCTGGGAATGAACCTCTTCTCCCAGGGCGTCGACCCGCAGATCGACTTCTCCGACATCGACGAGATCCGTCGCGTGTGGGAGTACTGCAACCAGATGGAGGTCCACCCGCGCCACCCGTACGTGGGCGACCTGGTTTACACGTCCTTCTCCGGCTCCCACCAGGACGCCATCAAGAAGGGCTTCGACGCGATGGAGGCCGACGCGGCCGCCAAGGGCGTCACCGTCGACGACATCGAGTGGGCGGTCCCGTACCTGCCGATCGACCCGAAGGACGTCGGCCGCTCCTACGAGGCCGTCATCCGCGTCAACTCGCAGTCCGGCAAGGGCGGTATCGCGTACGTCCTGAAGAACGACCACAAGCTGGACCTGCCCCGCCGGATGCAGATCGAGTTCTCCAGGATCATCCAGGCGAAGACGGACGCCGAGGGCGGCGAGGTCACCGGCGGCGACATCTGGGCGGTCTTCCAGGACGAGTACCTGCCGAACCCGGAGAACCCCTGGGGCCGCATCCAGGTCCGCAACGGCCAGTCGACGACCGACACCGACGGCGTGGACACCCTCAAGGTCGAGGCCACGGTCGACGGCGTCGACACTGTCCTGACCGGCTCCGGCAACGGTCCGATCTCGGCCTTCTTCGACGCCCTGCAGTCCATCGGCATCGACGTACGCCTGCTGGACTACCAGGAGCACACGATGAGCGAGGGCGCCTCCGCGCAGGCCGCGTCCTACATCGAATGCGCGATCGACGACAAGGTTCTGTGGGGAATCGGCATCGACGCGAACACGACGCGTGCGTCACTCAAGGCGGTCGTCTCCGCGGTGAACCGCGCGGCCCGCTGA
- a CDS encoding M4 family metallopeptidase encodes MTKTNGGFEPVFCTVVPPHVLDKLAQHEDPALANAARKTLERDAYERTHRRLTTVIGAPTVAPPAGAATDKPHRTIYDARHSTDLPGRKVRSEGEDPGKDATVNRAYAGLGATFELYLKAYERYSIDGNGLPLDATVHFDNDYNNAFWNGEQMVFGDGDGEIFLDFTIPIDVIGHELTHGVTQYTANLTYFGQPGALNESLSDVFGSLIKQYTLGQTAAEADWLIGAGLLAPRVTGKALRSMKEPGTAYDDDVLGKDPQPGTMDDFVRTGRDNGGVHINSGIPNHAFYLAASALGGHAWEKAGQIWYDVLTGGELKQDALFADFAKLTVAAARARFNEGEELQAVLKAWEQVGVRSS; translated from the coding sequence ATGACGAAGACCAACGGGGGCTTCGAGCCCGTCTTCTGCACCGTCGTACCGCCCCACGTCCTCGACAAGCTGGCCCAGCACGAGGACCCCGCGCTCGCCAACGCCGCGCGCAAGACCCTGGAGCGCGACGCCTACGAGCGCACCCACCGCCGGCTGACCACGGTCATCGGCGCTCCGACCGTCGCCCCGCCCGCCGGAGCGGCGACCGACAAGCCGCACCGCACGATCTACGACGCCCGGCACAGCACCGACCTGCCGGGCCGCAAGGTCCGCTCCGAGGGCGAGGACCCCGGCAAGGACGCGACCGTCAACCGCGCCTACGCGGGCCTCGGTGCCACCTTCGAGCTGTATCTGAAGGCCTACGAGCGCTACTCGATCGACGGCAACGGCCTGCCGCTCGACGCGACGGTCCACTTCGACAACGACTACAACAACGCCTTCTGGAACGGCGAGCAGATGGTGTTCGGCGACGGCGACGGCGAGATCTTCCTCGACTTCACCATCCCGATCGACGTCATCGGCCACGAACTCACGCACGGTGTCACGCAGTACACGGCCAACCTCACCTACTTCGGCCAGCCCGGCGCCCTCAACGAGTCCCTGTCCGACGTCTTCGGCTCGCTGATCAAGCAGTACACGCTCGGCCAGACCGCCGCCGAGGCCGACTGGCTGATCGGCGCGGGCCTCCTCGCCCCGCGCGTCACCGGCAAGGCGCTGCGCTCCATGAAGGAGCCGGGCACGGCGTACGACGACGACGTCCTCGGCAAGGACCCGCAGCCGGGCACCATGGACGACTTCGTCCGCACCGGCCGCGACAACGGCGGCGTCCACATCAACTCGGGCATCCCCAACCACGCCTTCTACCTGGCCGCCAGCGCCCTCGGCGGGCACGCCTGGGAGAAGGCCGGACAGATCTGGTACGACGTCCTGACCGGCGGCGAACTGAAGCAGGACGCCCTGTTCGCGGACTTCGCGAAACTCACGGTCGCGGCGGCCAGGGCCCGCTTCAACGAGGGCGAGGAACTGCAGGCGGTCCTGAAGGCATGGGAACAGGTCGGGGTGCGCAGCTCGTAG
- a CDS encoding protealysin inhibitor emfourin, with protein sequence MRIRVRRTGGFAGIERHAEVDTSGRPDAHEWQALAEQAVAGGRSTPPIGVPDGFSYEITVDGRTFYAADPRLTDEQRRLVSKVLKEGA encoded by the coding sequence ATGCGTATTCGAGTGAGGCGCACGGGTGGTTTCGCGGGCATCGAGCGGCACGCCGAGGTGGACACCTCGGGGCGGCCCGACGCCCACGAGTGGCAGGCGCTGGCCGAACAGGCCGTGGCCGGGGGCCGGAGCACACCGCCCATCGGGGTTCCGGACGGGTTCAGCTACGAGATCACGGTGGACGGCAGGACGTTCTACGCGGCGGACCCCCGGCTGACGGACGAACAGCGGAGGCTGGTCTCCAAGGTGCTGAAGGAAGGGGCGTGA
- a CDS encoding GH1 family beta-glucosidase — translation MATDPLRAANPIPQFPAGFLWGVSTSAHQIEGAADEREPSVWDTFTAEPGRVKDGSTAAVACDHYHRYREDVALLAGLGVDAYRFSVSWPRVRSAGGLDFYDRLVDELCAAGVRPAPTLFHWDLPQGMDWLERDTAERFAEYVSVVAERLGDRVQKWITINEPAEHTLLGHAMGAHAPGRQLMFDALPVAHHQLLAHGLAVRALRASGATDIGIANSHGPTWPASEEPADLEAAGFYDLLLNRLFADPLLLGRYPEGLGELMPGDVEADLKIIAEPLDWYGVNYYAPTRVGAPQGEDIEFGGLTIPAELPFSVRQIEGVPVTDFGWPVVPEGLTELLTTFRDRYGDRLPPVVITENGCSYDGTDDQDRIAYLDAHVRALHRALEAGVDVRGYFVWSLLDNFEWAEGYERRFGLVHVDFETQRRTPKASYGWFRDVLRAQR, via the coding sequence ATGGCGACTGATCCGCTGCGTGCGGCGAACCCGATTCCTCAGTTCCCGGCCGGTTTCCTGTGGGGTGTGTCGACCTCGGCCCACCAGATCGAGGGCGCGGCCGACGAGCGCGAACCGTCCGTGTGGGACACCTTCACGGCCGAGCCGGGCCGGGTGAAGGACGGCTCGACCGCGGCGGTGGCCTGCGACCACTACCACCGCTACCGCGAGGACGTGGCCCTCCTCGCCGGCCTGGGCGTGGACGCGTACCGCTTCTCCGTCTCCTGGCCCAGGGTGCGCTCCGCGGGCGGCCTGGACTTCTACGACCGCCTCGTCGACGAGCTGTGCGCCGCCGGCGTGCGTCCGGCGCCGACGCTCTTCCACTGGGACCTCCCCCAGGGAATGGACTGGCTGGAGCGCGACACGGCCGAGCGGTTCGCGGAGTACGTGTCCGTGGTGGCCGAGCGGCTGGGCGACCGCGTGCAGAAGTGGATCACCATCAACGAGCCCGCCGAGCACACGCTGCTGGGGCATGCGATGGGCGCCCACGCGCCGGGCAGGCAGCTGATGTTCGACGCGCTTCCCGTCGCGCACCACCAGCTGCTGGCCCACGGTCTGGCCGTACGCGCGCTGCGCGCGTCCGGCGCCACGGACATCGGGATCGCCAACTCGCACGGGCCGACCTGGCCTGCGTCCGAGGAGCCGGCGGACCTGGAGGCGGCGGGGTTCTACGACCTGCTGCTGAACCGCCTGTTCGCCGACCCGCTGCTGCTCGGCCGGTACCCCGAGGGACTGGGCGAGTTGATGCCGGGCGATGTCGAGGCAGACCTGAAGATCATCGCGGAGCCCCTCGACTGGTACGGCGTCAACTACTACGCGCCGACCCGGGTGGGCGCCCCGCAGGGCGAGGACATCGAGTTCGGCGGCCTGACGATTCCGGCCGAACTCCCCTTCTCGGTACGGCAGATCGAGGGCGTACCGGTGACGGACTTCGGCTGGCCCGTCGTGCCCGAGGGCCTGACGGAACTGCTGACCACGTTCCGCGACCGCTACGGCGACCGTCTGCCGCCCGTCGTCATCACCGAGAACGGCTGCAGTTACGACGGGACCGACGACCAGGACCGGATCGCGTACCTGGACGCCCATGTCCGGGCCCTGCACCGGGCGTTGGAGGCGGGCGTCGACGTGCGCGGCTACTTCGTGTGGTCGCTGCTCGACAACTTCGAGTGGGCGGAGGGGTACGAGCGCCGGTTCGGGCTGGTGCACGTGGACTTCGAGACGCAGCGGCGGACCCCGAAGGCCTCGTACGGCTGGTTCCGGGACGTGCTGCGGGCGCAGAGATGA
- a CDS encoding MFS transporter: MTRTRPSDTSAVPNPLAEPVERVGRGWTASLSLANGAIWVGWYGPLQILLASQAGDFAPGSGMSKETMLAWVTGAGALVSLVANPLFGALSDRTTARRGRRTPWIVAGAAGGALSLLLLAGAGGVWTMAAGWCLVQLTLNAAFAAVTAAVPDRVPRLQRGSVGGWLGVAQIIGVVGGTGLATVAGGVGAGYAACAVFTVVGVLPYVIRYEDLRLAPTDRPAWSWRGFLAGFWLSPRRYPDLGWAWLTRLLINLSNALVLLYLLYYLRDRLHYDDPDEGVLILTAVNGLTLFATVVVGGVWSDRLGRRKPFVIWSGLLMAVATAALAGWQTWPGAIVAAAVLGVGFGVFTSVDFALMTDVLPKAMDRGKDLGVINVANALPQVAAPALAAPIVTYLGGYRVLYLVAAVIGLAGAVLVGRIKGVE; encoded by the coding sequence ATGACCAGGACCCGGCCGTCGGACACCTCGGCCGTCCCGAACCCCCTGGCCGAACCCGTCGAACGCGTCGGACGGGGCTGGACGGCGTCCCTCTCGCTCGCCAACGGGGCGATCTGGGTGGGCTGGTACGGCCCCCTGCAGATCCTGCTGGCCTCCCAGGCAGGGGACTTCGCCCCCGGCTCCGGCATGTCCAAGGAGACGATGCTGGCGTGGGTGACCGGCGCGGGCGCCCTGGTCTCACTGGTCGCCAACCCGCTCTTCGGCGCGCTCTCCGACCGGACGACGGCGCGCCGGGGCCGCCGTACGCCGTGGATCGTGGCCGGGGCGGCGGGCGGTGCGCTGTCCTTGCTGCTGCTCGCGGGCGCGGGCGGCGTGTGGACGATGGCGGCGGGCTGGTGTCTGGTCCAGCTGACACTCAACGCGGCGTTCGCGGCGGTGACGGCGGCGGTGCCGGATCGGGTGCCGCGGCTCCAACGTGGCTCGGTGGGCGGCTGGTTGGGGGTCGCACAGATCATCGGAGTGGTCGGCGGGACGGGGCTCGCGACGGTGGCCGGGGGCGTCGGGGCCGGGTATGCGGCGTGCGCGGTGTTCACGGTGGTGGGCGTGCTGCCGTACGTCATCCGGTACGAGGACCTGCGGCTGGCGCCGACGGACCGGCCGGCGTGGTCGTGGCGCGGCTTTCTGGCCGGGTTCTGGCTGAGCCCGCGCCGGTATCCGGACCTGGGCTGGGCGTGGCTGACCCGCCTTTTGATCAACCTCAGCAACGCGCTCGTCCTGCTCTACCTGCTGTACTACCTGCGCGACCGCCTCCACTACGACGACCCCGACGAGGGTGTGCTGATCCTGACGGCGGTCAACGGTCTGACGCTGTTCGCCACGGTCGTCGTCGGCGGGGTGTGGTCGGACCGGCTGGGACGCCGCAAACCGTTCGTGATCTGGTCGGGCCTGCTGATGGCGGTGGCGACAGCGGCGCTGGCGGGCTGGCAGACCTGGCCGGGCGCGATCGTCGCGGCGGCGGTGCTCGGGGTCGGCTTCGGGGTGTTCACGTCGGTCGACTTCGCGCTGATGACGGACGTACTGCCGAAGGCGATGGACCGCGGCAAGGACCTGGGCGTGATCAACGTGGCCAATGCCCTGCCCCAGGTCGCGGCACCCGCCCTCGCCGCACCGATCGTGACGTACCTGGGCGGCTACCGGGTGCTGTACCTGGTGGCGGCCGTGATCGGGCTGGCGGGGGCGGTGCTGGTGGGGCGAATCAAGGGCGTGGAGTGA
- a CDS encoding NAD(P)-dependent oxidoreductase, whose translation MLTLVTGTTGQVGRRFAPRLLAQRQPGEQVRVLVRDAARGERFAELGAQVAVGDMRDEETLGKALAGVDAVVNVAASFRGVPDEEAWAVNRDAAVALGRAARTSGVERFVQVSTGNVYGVGRGRPLTEEDESRPGGEMWGAYAESKAEAERELLAMEGLDVRIGRLPFVYGEGDPHLADSLRWAAHWAPHKRLQMAHHADVAQGLMRLLYAPGTGGRIYNVADDAPVTTVELYQLNGVEAPAALHELTDPDPWFGIMSNRRIRRELGFRPLYPSVWTARDAGAL comes from the coding sequence ATGCTGACACTCGTGACAGGGACGACGGGACAGGTCGGACGGCGGTTCGCGCCGCGGCTGCTGGCTCAGCGGCAGCCGGGCGAGCAGGTGCGGGTCCTGGTGCGGGACGCCGCCCGCGGTGAGCGGTTCGCGGAACTGGGCGCCCAGGTGGCCGTAGGAGACATGCGGGACGAGGAGACGCTAGGCAAGGCGCTCGCCGGGGTGGACGCCGTCGTGAACGTCGCCGCCTCCTTCCGCGGCGTGCCGGACGAGGAGGCGTGGGCCGTCAACCGGGACGCCGCGGTGGCCCTGGGCCGGGCCGCACGGACCTCCGGCGTGGAGCGGTTCGTGCAGGTCAGCACGGGCAACGTGTACGGCGTGGGACGGGGCCGCCCGCTGACCGAGGAGGACGAGAGCCGGCCGGGCGGCGAGATGTGGGGTGCGTATGCCGAGTCCAAGGCCGAGGCCGAGCGGGAGCTGCTGGCGATGGAGGGCCTGGACGTACGCATCGGACGGCTTCCGTTCGTCTACGGCGAGGGCGACCCGCACCTCGCCGACTCCCTGCGCTGGGCCGCGCACTGGGCCCCGCACAAGCGGCTGCAGATGGCCCATCACGCGGACGTCGCCCAGGGCCTGATGCGGCTGCTGTACGCGCCGGGAACCGGCGGCCGGATCTACAACGTCGCCGACGACGCCCCCGTCACGACGGTCGAGCTGTACCAGCTCAACGGTGTCGAGGCGCCCGCCGCTCTGCACGAGCTGACGGATCCCGACCCGTGGTTCGGGATCATGTCCAACCGGCGGATCCGTCGGGAACTCGGCTTCAGGCCCCTTTACCCGAGCGTCTGGACGGCCCGGGACGCCGGAGCCCTGTGA
- a CDS encoding helix-turn-helix transcriptional regulator yields the protein MNRAELADFLRRGRARLDPSDVGLTAGARRRTPGLRREEVSQLAGMSVDYYTRLEQSRGPRPSRQMLAALARALRLTEDERDHLFRLAGEEAPRREATSTHVRPGLLLVLDRLHDTPAMVVTDCGEVLTQNAMSRALSGDVLARPPRARNMVRRFFLDPTAQGLFPAEDHPERAREQVAALRAVTSARPTDPEPAALVAELRAGSEEFAQLWEEHEVAVRRASTKRFLHPVVGLLELDCEVLVNSGHNQQLVIHTARPGTDSHERLQLLRVVGLQDLNPSKT from the coding sequence GTGAACCGAGCCGAACTAGCCGACTTCCTGCGCCGCGGCCGTGCCCGTCTGGACCCCTCCGACGTGGGCCTCACGGCCGGCGCCCGCCGCCGTACGCCGGGTCTGCGCCGTGAGGAGGTGTCCCAGCTGGCCGGCATGTCGGTGGACTACTACACCCGGCTGGAACAGTCCCGGGGCCCGCGTCCGTCCCGCCAGATGCTCGCCGCGCTGGCCCGCGCGCTGCGCCTGACGGAGGACGAGCGCGATCATCTCTTCCGCCTCGCGGGCGAGGAGGCGCCGCGCCGGGAGGCGACGAGCACGCATGTGCGCCCGGGGCTGCTCCTGGTGCTGGACCGACTGCACGACACCCCGGCGATGGTGGTGACCGACTGCGGCGAGGTCCTGACCCAGAACGCGATGTCGCGGGCGCTGAGCGGAGACGTCCTCGCCCGGCCGCCCCGCGCGCGCAACATGGTCCGCCGCTTCTTCCTGGACCCGACCGCCCAGGGCCTGTTCCCGGCCGAGGACCACCCGGAGCGCGCCCGCGAGCAGGTGGCCGCACTGCGGGCGGTGACGTCGGCCCGCCCGACGGACCCGGAGCCCGCCGCCCTCGTCGCCGAACTACGCGCCGGGAGCGAGGAGTTCGCCCAGCTCTGGGAGGAGCACGAGGTGGCGGTACGCCGCGCCTCGACGAAACGCTTCCTGCACCCTGTGGTGGGCCTGCTGGAGCTGGACTGCGAGGTCCTCGTCAACTCCGGCCACAACCAGCAACTGGTCATCCACACGGCCCGCCCGGGCACGGACTCCCACGAGCGCCTGCAGCTGCTGCGGGTGGTGGGGCTGCAGGACCTGAACCCGAGCAAGACCTGA
- the era gene encoding GTPase Era, with protein sequence MSVRSQSSGPSESSEAGHRSGFACFVGRPNAGKSTLTNALVGQKVAITADQPQTTRHTVRGIVHREDAQLILVDTPGLHKPRTLLGERLNDIVRTTWAEVDVIGFCLPANEKLGPGDRFIAKELASIKKTPKVAIVTKTDLVDSKTLAEQLIAIDLLGKELGFEWAEIVPVSAVADQQVDLLADLLVPLLPEGPALYPEGDLTDEPEQVMIAELIREAALEGVRDELPHSIAVVVEEMLPREDRPADKPLLDIHAFVYIERPSQKGIVIGPKGQRLKQVGIKSRKQIEALLGTPVFLDLHVKVAKDWQRDPRQLRKLGF encoded by the coding sequence ATGAGCGTTCGCAGTCAGTCATCCGGGCCGTCGGAATCGTCGGAAGCCGGCCACAGGTCGGGCTTCGCCTGTTTCGTCGGTCGCCCCAACGCGGGCAAGTCCACTCTCACGAACGCTCTGGTCGGGCAGAAGGTGGCGATCACCGCGGACCAGCCGCAGACGACGCGGCACACGGTGCGGGGAATCGTGCACCGGGAGGACGCCCAGCTGATCCTGGTCGACACCCCGGGGCTGCACAAGCCGCGCACGCTGCTCGGTGAGCGGTTGAACGACATCGTGCGGACCACCTGGGCCGAGGTCGACGTGATCGGCTTCTGTCTCCCGGCGAACGAGAAGCTCGGCCCGGGTGACCGTTTCATCGCGAAGGAACTGGCGTCCATCAAGAAGACGCCGAAGGTCGCGATCGTCACGAAGACGGACCTGGTGGACTCGAAGACCCTGGCCGAGCAGCTGATCGCCATCGATCTGCTCGGCAAGGAGCTGGGGTTCGAGTGGGCGGAGATCGTGCCGGTGTCGGCCGTCGCCGACCAGCAGGTGGATCTGCTCGCCGACCTGCTCGTCCCGCTCCTGCCGGAGGGGCCGGCGCTCTACCCCGAGGGTGATCTCACCGACGAGCCCGAGCAGGTCATGATCGCGGAACTGATCCGCGAGGCCGCGCTGGAGGGCGTCCGCGACGAGCTCCCGCACTCCATCGCGGTCGTCGTCGAGGAGATGCTCCCGCGCGAGGACCGCCCCGCCGACAAGCCCCTGCTCGACATCCACGCCTTCGTGTACATCGAGCGCCCCAGCCAGAAGGGCATCGTCATCGGGCCGAAGGGCCAGCGGCTCAAGCAGGTGGGCATCAAGTCCCGCAAGCAGATCGAGGCACTGCTCGGTACCCCGGTGTTCCTGGACCTCCATGTGAAGGTCGCGAAGGACTGGCAGCGGGACCCTCGGCAGCTGCGGAAGCTGGGCTTCTGA
- a CDS encoding ammonium transporter gives METTVTLATAQIDTGDTAWLLAATALVLLMTPGLALFYGGMVRTKSVLNMLMMSFVSIALVTVVWLAGGYSLAFGDDIGGGLLGGLKYAGMAGLGPDSLHGTVPTLLFATFQLTFAIITAALISGAVADRVKFSAWLVFVPVWALLVYVPVAHWVWGPGGWIASRLGALDFAGGLPVEITSGASGLALCLVLGPRLGFKKDAMRPHNLPMVMLGAGLLWFGWFGFNAGSALGANGLAAAAFLNTLAAGCTGLLGWLFVEQRRDGHPTTLGAASGAVAGLVAITPSCGSVSLLGALGVGLAAGVVCSYAVGWKFKLNYDDSLDVVGVHLVGGIIGTLLIGVFAVKEMTDGPEGLLYGGGLTQLGKQLVAVVAVAAYAFLVTYGIGKLLDGAMGFRASEEEEHTGLDLTVHAETAYDHGVLGHGAPVSSSLVSPAQKVKGQT, from the coding sequence ATGGAGACGACCGTGACCCTCGCCACCGCGCAGATCGACACGGGCGACACCGCCTGGCTGCTCGCCGCCACCGCCCTCGTCCTGCTCATGACCCCGGGCCTGGCCCTCTTCTACGGCGGCATGGTCCGCACGAAGAGCGTCCTCAACATGCTGATGATGAGCTTCGTGTCGATCGCCCTGGTCACGGTGGTGTGGCTGGCGGGCGGGTACTCCCTGGCCTTCGGCGACGACATCGGCGGCGGGCTCCTCGGCGGTCTGAAGTACGCCGGCATGGCCGGCCTCGGCCCGGACAGCCTCCACGGCACCGTCCCCACCCTCCTCTTCGCCACCTTCCAGCTCACCTTCGCGATCATCACGGCGGCCCTGATCAGCGGCGCGGTCGCGGACCGGGTGAAGTTCTCCGCCTGGCTGGTCTTCGTGCCCGTGTGGGCGCTGCTCGTATACGTTCCCGTCGCCCACTGGGTGTGGGGCCCCGGCGGCTGGATCGCGAGCCGCCTCGGCGCTCTCGACTTCGCCGGCGGCCTGCCGGTGGAGATCACCTCCGGTGCCTCGGGCCTGGCCCTCTGCCTGGTCCTCGGTCCGCGCCTCGGCTTCAAGAAGGACGCGATGCGTCCGCACAACCTCCCGATGGTGATGCTGGGCGCCGGCCTCCTCTGGTTCGGCTGGTTCGGCTTCAACGCCGGCTCGGCCCTCGGGGCGAACGGACTGGCCGCCGCGGCCTTCCTCAACACACTCGCCGCCGGCTGCACCGGCCTGCTCGGCTGGCTCTTCGTCGAGCAGAGGCGCGACGGGCACCCCACCACCCTGGGCGCCGCGTCCGGCGCGGTCGCGGGCCTGGTCGCCATCACCCCCTCCTGCGGCTCGGTCTCCCTGCTCGGCGCCCTGGGCGTCGGCCTCGCCGCGGGTGTCGTCTGCTCGTACGCCGTGGGCTGGAAGTTCAAGCTCAACTACGACGACTCGCTCGACGTCGTCGGCGTCCACCTGGTCGGCGGGATCATCGGCACACTGCTCATCGGCGTCTTCGCCGTGAAGGAGATGACGGACGGCCCCGAGGGCCTCCTCTACGGTGGCGGGCTCACCCAGCTCGGCAAGCAGCTGGTGGCCGTGGTCGCCGTGGCGGCGTACGCCTTCCTCGTCACGTACGGCATCGGCAAGCTGCTCGACGGGGCGATGGGCTTTCGCGCGAGCGAGGAGGAGGAGCACACCGGCCTGGACCTTACGGTGCATGCCGAGACCGCATACGATCACGGCGTCCTGGGCCACGGCGCCCCGGTCTCGTCCTCCCTCGTCTCCCCCGCGCAGAAGGTCAAGGGCCAGACTTGA